The following coding sequences lie in one Kribbella sp. NBC_00709 genomic window:
- a CDS encoding twin-arginine translocation signal domain-containing protein — protein MSDATRRGFLVFAGAGTAAAVGAVAAPKIFGEQSADAATWLEQVDLANAESFVVHVKDVHKGEMAIMVGQREVLVTDRELAARLAGVTTTA, from the coding sequence ATGAGTGACGCCACACGCCGCGGATTCCTGGTGTTCGCGGGGGCGGGGACGGCGGCTGCGGTCGGCGCCGTTGCAGCACCGAAGATCTTCGGCGAGCAATCGGCGGACGCCGCTACCTGGCTCGAGCAGGTTGATCTGGCGAACGCGGAGTCGTTCGTTGTGCACGTCAAGGACGTGCACAAGGGAGAGATGGCGATCATGGTCGGCCAACGCGAGGTCCTGGTCACCGATCGGGAGCTCGCCGCGCGGCTGGCAGGGGTGACGACAACCGCCTGA
- a CDS encoding prenyltransferase/squalene oxidase repeat-containing protein encodes MRTSARRWITAVLAAALTLAPVLSAHASPARAAATPEASAAATWMAGQLVDGAIPGFANPDWGLTIDTEWALIATEADPAVIRSVVKAVSEHVPDYAGPGWYPDPDARIAGATAKILLAAVTAGQDYRDFGGRNMRQETLNLIAGPDAGVEDGRLRDFGTGNDDTNIFSQSLAVMGLARAGGVPENAVNFLIRQQCSDGYFRMFYNDRLTCDEAKGAPDGDGTAMAVQALMTAQNYGIGGVDDEILKGLTYLTSVQKPDGSFGGGVTTEGANANSTGLIAQTLAGGGRTAAADKAKEWVSGLQLTAGNAGAAAAHVGAIAYNPDSLVDAQTNGIDLGIDQWRRATPQAVFALAPVPFADLSWTDPNPPTEDPTPTVTVTATVTATSTVTTTGRPTSTPTVTKTLPGKAPTTIVGPTGVRTSMQVPPPLPRATTTRTRTVVVVPTVPALPRPTTAITATPSPTTATTQPSTPAVVGADSDDTAAYLQKRLTGGNHLEVDRDGEKYVDYDATVDLGLALRQAGKLPGTVGAIASLMSQPDAVAAYAHGVPYEQPNARYAGPLAKLTLLLTLSTKDAVGNDLAGELAQRTQPDGRITDESKSGDQSNISSQAYGVLALVASGRAEEAKRAVDALLRQQCGDGSFPAQFGPAEQRCQTGDIASTAIAVQALNAVRPGSEPTAPTTTVRKAVKALTDRQDADGAWKSGWQQDGQPSIPATSAAMVALRSVGMETGDANTRLKSSIVADGGLPIRPGGASDQAASTAALPAMAGTSLLTIDTDVLARGVTAPFPEEKAPDTTNQAAVSDSDLGPWPLWAGFAILLVIGGAALGWLMTRRSSARRAAGR; translated from the coding sequence ATGCGCACCTCCGCCCGCCGTTGGATCACTGCGGTTCTTGCCGCCGCCCTCACACTGGCACCAGTTCTGTCTGCTCACGCGTCCCCGGCCAGGGCAGCGGCCACCCCGGAGGCGAGCGCGGCGGCGACCTGGATGGCCGGTCAGCTCGTTGACGGCGCGATCCCCGGGTTCGCCAACCCGGACTGGGGCCTGACGATTGACACCGAGTGGGCGTTGATCGCGACCGAAGCCGATCCCGCGGTGATCCGCTCGGTGGTGAAGGCCGTCTCCGAGCACGTACCCGACTACGCCGGCCCGGGCTGGTACCCGGATCCCGACGCCCGGATCGCCGGCGCAACGGCGAAGATCCTGCTGGCGGCGGTGACCGCCGGCCAGGACTACCGCGATTTCGGCGGCCGGAACATGCGCCAGGAGACCCTCAACCTCATCGCCGGTCCGGACGCGGGGGTCGAGGACGGCCGACTCCGCGACTTCGGCACCGGTAACGACGACACGAACATCTTCAGCCAGTCCCTCGCGGTGATGGGCCTGGCCCGGGCGGGCGGCGTACCCGAGAACGCCGTCAACTTCCTCATCCGGCAGCAGTGCTCGGACGGCTACTTCCGGATGTTCTACAACGACAGGCTGACCTGTGACGAGGCCAAGGGCGCACCCGACGGCGACGGTACGGCGATGGCCGTGCAGGCACTGATGACCGCGCAGAACTACGGCATCGGTGGAGTCGACGACGAGATCCTCAAGGGCCTCACCTACCTGACCTCGGTACAGAAGCCGGACGGGTCGTTCGGCGGTGGCGTGACCACCGAAGGTGCGAACGCCAACAGCACCGGCCTGATCGCGCAGACCCTGGCCGGAGGCGGTCGTACGGCGGCAGCCGACAAGGCGAAGGAGTGGGTCAGCGGCCTGCAGCTCACCGCGGGCAACGCCGGTGCCGCCGCGGCGCACGTCGGCGCGATCGCCTACAACCCGGACTCGCTCGTCGATGCGCAGACGAACGGGATCGATCTCGGCATCGACCAGTGGCGCCGGGCGACGCCGCAAGCGGTCTTCGCGCTCGCGCCGGTTCCGTTCGCCGACCTGTCCTGGACGGACCCCAACCCGCCCACCGAGGACCCGACGCCGACCGTGACCGTCACGGCGACAGTCACGGCCACTTCGACGGTCACGACCACGGGGCGTCCGACCTCGACGCCGACGGTTACCAAAACCCTGCCAGGGAAGGCTCCTACGACCATCGTTGGTCCGACCGGCGTACGGACGAGCATGCAGGTCCCGCCGCCACTCCCCCGGGCGACGACGACGCGGACGCGAACCGTCGTTGTGGTGCCGACTGTCCCGGCTCTGCCCCGGCCGACCACCGCGATCACAGCAACTCCGTCACCCACAACGGCAACCACCCAGCCGTCGACGCCGGCAGTGGTCGGCGCGGACTCCGACGACACGGCCGCTTACCTGCAGAAGCGGCTGACCGGTGGCAACCATCTCGAGGTCGACCGCGACGGCGAGAAGTACGTCGACTACGACGCGACCGTGGACCTCGGCCTCGCGCTGCGCCAGGCAGGCAAGCTCCCCGGCACCGTCGGCGCGATCGCCTCGCTGATGTCCCAGCCCGACGCCGTCGCGGCCTATGCGCACGGTGTCCCCTACGAGCAGCCGAACGCCCGGTACGCCGGTCCGCTGGCCAAACTCACCCTGCTCCTCACGCTCTCCACGAAGGATGCCGTCGGCAATGACCTGGCCGGGGAGCTGGCGCAGCGGACGCAGCCGGACGGGCGGATCACCGACGAGAGCAAGTCCGGTGACCAGTCGAATATCAGCAGCCAGGCGTACGGCGTCCTCGCGCTGGTGGCCTCGGGTCGCGCCGAGGAGGCCAAGCGGGCGGTCGACGCGCTGCTGCGGCAGCAGTGTGGCGACGGGTCGTTCCCGGCGCAGTTCGGTCCGGCCGAGCAGCGGTGCCAGACAGGCGACATCGCGAGTACGGCGATCGCCGTACAGGCACTCAACGCGGTCCGGCCCGGCTCTGAGCCGACCGCTCCGACCACGACGGTTCGCAAGGCGGTCAAGGCGTTGACGGATCGCCAGGATGCCGATGGTGCGTGGAAGTCCGGATGGCAGCAGGACGGGCAGCCGAGCATCCCGGCGACGTCGGCCGCGATGGTGGCGCTGCGTTCGGTAGGCATGGAGACCGGGGATGCGAACACCCGGTTGAAGTCGTCGATCGTCGCCGACGGTGGACTGCCGATCCGGCCCGGCGGGGCTAGCGACCAGGCCGCCAGCACGGCTGCGTTGCCGGCGATGGCGGGAACTTCGTTGCTCACGATCGACACCGACGTGCTGGCTCGCGGTGTGACGGCGCCGTTCCCCGAGGAGAAGGCACCTGACACCACCAACCAGGCGGCTGTCAGCGATTCGGACCTCGGTCCGTGGCCGCTGTGGGCCGGCTTCGCGATATTGCTCGTCATCGGTGGCGCGGCTCTCGGCTGGCTGATGACCCGCCGATCCTCCGCCCGGCGGGCGGCCGGTCGATGA
- the trxA gene encoding thioredoxin: MNAVTDAEFDQTVLKSDKPVLVDFWAEWCGPCRQVSPILEELAQDHSEKLTFLKMNVDENPVTPSNYRVTGIPTINVYVNGELAKSIVGAKPKAALLKELAAFTE; the protein is encoded by the coding sequence ATGAACGCCGTCACCGACGCCGAGTTCGACCAGACCGTACTGAAGAGCGACAAGCCTGTGCTGGTCGACTTCTGGGCGGAGTGGTGCGGACCGTGCCGCCAGGTTTCCCCGATCCTCGAGGAGCTGGCGCAGGACCACAGCGAGAAGCTGACGTTCCTGAAGATGAACGTGGACGAGAACCCGGTCACCCCGAGCAACTACCGCGTCACCGGTATCCCTACCATCAACGTCTACGTCAATGGTGAACTGGCCAAGTCCATCGTCGGCGCGAAGCCGAAGGCCGCGCTGCTGAAGGAACTTGCCGCCTTCACGGAGTGA
- a CDS encoding DUF4331 domain-containing protein yields the protein MSSHREAPEISKDPVADNTDVYAFVSPDQPDTVTIIANFIPFQNPYGGPNFYEFGDDVLYQIHISNGGTGQADISYQFRFHAEIRNKKTFLYNTGPIASIKDPNWNRPQFYSVTRVENGRSRVLARELAAPPVNVGVRSTPNYTKLAGEAIHTIGTHRKVFAGQRADGFFADLGSIFDLGTLRPFQMAHLIPSAAAMGVNGLQGSNVHTIAIQVPISDLTRDGRRPTDVLDAKSVIGVYATASRQQSKILDDILGIPAWHGPFKQVSRLGNPLFNEVIVPMAEKDKWNSRSPKDDKAFAQYVTKPELAGLLPALYPGVFPNLAAYKKPRADLAAILLTGIPKGVVPGFQNYTGPVQADMLRLNVAVPPSKSPNPLGLVAGDAAGFPNGRRVFDDVVTVELRAVAGLTIPLVDPSYKPDGAASAIKDGTSNTNSDYLKAFPYLGTPAGGYSSKPGVPAVS from the coding sequence ATGTCTTCGCATCGCGAGGCACCCGAAATCTCGAAGGACCCGGTCGCCGACAACACCGACGTGTACGCGTTCGTCAGCCCGGACCAGCCGGACACGGTCACGATCATCGCCAACTTCATCCCGTTCCAGAACCCGTACGGCGGACCGAACTTCTACGAGTTCGGCGACGACGTGCTCTACCAGATCCACATCTCCAACGGCGGAACCGGTCAGGCCGACATCAGCTACCAGTTCCGCTTCCACGCCGAGATCCGGAACAAGAAGACGTTCCTCTACAACACCGGCCCGATCGCCTCGATCAAGGACCCGAACTGGAACCGGCCGCAGTTCTACTCGGTCACCCGGGTCGAGAACGGCCGGTCCCGGGTGCTCGCGCGTGAGCTGGCCGCACCGCCGGTCAATGTCGGAGTCCGCAGTACGCCGAACTACACCAAGCTCGCCGGCGAGGCGATCCACACCATCGGCACCCATCGCAAGGTGTTCGCGGGTCAGCGAGCAGACGGGTTCTTCGCCGACCTGGGCAGCATCTTCGACCTAGGTACGTTGCGTCCGTTCCAGATGGCGCACTTGATTCCGTCGGCCGCCGCTATGGGGGTCAATGGGCTGCAGGGTTCGAACGTGCACACGATCGCGATCCAGGTCCCGATCAGTGATCTGACCCGGGACGGTCGCCGGCCGACCGACGTACTCGATGCGAAGTCGGTCATCGGCGTGTACGCGACTGCCAGCCGCCAGCAGTCGAAGATCCTCGATGACATCCTTGGCATCCCGGCGTGGCACGGCCCGTTCAAGCAGGTCTCGCGGCTGGGCAACCCGTTGTTCAACGAGGTCATCGTGCCGATGGCGGAGAAGGACAAGTGGAACAGTCGTTCGCCCAAGGACGACAAGGCGTTCGCGCAGTACGTCACCAAGCCTGAGCTGGCTGGTCTGCTGCCGGCGCTGTATCCGGGGGTGTTCCCGAATCTGGCGGCGTACAAGAAGCCTCGGGCCGATCTGGCGGCGATCTTGCTGACCGGGATCCCGAAGGGTGTCGTGCCTGGGTTCCAGAACTACACGGGTCCGGTGCAGGCCGACATGTTGCGGCTGAATGTCGCCGTACCGCCGTCGAAGTCGCCGAATCCGCTCGGTCTGGTGGCTGGGGATGCGGCTGGATTCCCCAATGGGCGCAGGGTGTTCGACGATGTCGTCACGGTCGAGCTCCGGGCTGTTGCCGGACTCACGATCCCGTTGGTCGACCCGTCGTACAAGCCGGACGGGGCGGCCTCGGCCATCAAGGACGGTACGTCGAACACCAACTCCGACTACCTGAAGGCGTTCCCGTATCTCGGCACGCCGGCCGGCGGGTACTCGTCCAAGCCCGGCGTGCCCGCGGTGTCATGA
- a CDS encoding cytochrome c biogenesis protein CcdA, translating into MITLALIGLLGGLITGVSPCVLPMLPIIFFAGTAGKTGEPASSRDRKASAKGDVLVEEVEVGRPARDLRPLKIIGGIVVSFSLFTLAGSVILSVLGLPDDFLRWAGLTVLTLVGLGLIFPALGHWIEKPFYRLPKVNRNGNSAFVLGLGLGTLYVPCAGPVLAAITVAGATGNVGWRTVVLTVSFAIGAALPLLIFASAGSRISQRVKAYRNHARGFRIAGGVVMIALAVGLAFNLTDVIQRSLPSYTSGLEKKVAENKTVQGALAPAIGAGGEELAKCTPGAADLASCGAAPEFRGTQKWFNTPGGQPTTLGGLKGKVVLVDFWAYSCINCQRATPHLLAWDKAYRSLGLEIVGVHSPEFAFEKSAANVQAAIRKEGIAYPVVQDNNLATWTAYRNQYWPAKYLVDADGTVRSIKFGEGGYGQTEDQIRQLLQAANPEVKLPAPVDGTVKADSAGGDGTTPETYLAYSRSTNLKGTGKLTPNKTVTFGLNPAQPDDSYSLGGKWAVGTQNVTSTLGSQARLNFQAAKVYHVLAGEGTVTVSVPGQPDKTIRVSGTPNAYQLIDDPTASRKTITLTYSPGISAFTFSFG; encoded by the coding sequence ATGATCACCCTGGCCCTGATCGGATTGTTGGGCGGGTTGATCACCGGCGTCTCGCCTTGCGTCCTGCCGATGCTTCCGATCATCTTCTTCGCGGGTACGGCGGGCAAGACCGGCGAGCCTGCGTCGTCCCGTGATCGTAAGGCGTCCGCGAAAGGCGACGTACTGGTCGAGGAAGTCGAGGTCGGCAGACCGGCGCGTGATCTGCGGCCGTTGAAGATCATCGGTGGGATCGTGGTCAGCTTCAGTCTGTTCACGCTGGCTGGGTCGGTGATCCTGTCCGTGCTTGGTTTGCCGGACGACTTCCTGCGGTGGGCGGGGCTCACCGTCCTGACGCTCGTCGGGCTCGGCCTGATCTTCCCGGCGCTGGGGCACTGGATCGAGAAGCCGTTCTACCGTCTGCCGAAGGTGAATCGGAATGGCAACAGCGCGTTTGTCCTGGGGCTGGGTCTGGGCACGCTGTACGTGCCGTGTGCGGGTCCGGTGCTGGCTGCGATTACCGTGGCCGGTGCCACGGGCAACGTTGGGTGGAGGACCGTCGTACTGACTGTCTCGTTCGCGATCGGGGCGGCGCTTCCGTTGCTGATCTTCGCCTCTGCGGGTTCCCGGATCTCTCAGCGGGTCAAGGCTTACCGTAATCACGCTCGCGGGTTCCGGATTGCTGGTGGTGTGGTGATGATCGCGCTCGCCGTCGGGCTCGCGTTCAACCTGACCGATGTGATCCAGCGGTCGCTGCCCAGCTACACCAGTGGCCTGGAGAAGAAGGTCGCCGAGAACAAGACCGTCCAGGGGGCGCTTGCTCCGGCGATCGGCGCCGGAGGCGAGGAGCTCGCGAAGTGCACGCCGGGTGCCGCTGACCTCGCTTCCTGCGGTGCTGCGCCCGAGTTCCGCGGTACACAGAAGTGGTTCAACACCCCCGGCGGACAGCCCACGACGCTTGGCGGCCTGAAGGGCAAGGTCGTCCTGGTCGACTTCTGGGCCTACTCCTGCATCAACTGTCAGCGCGCCACCCCGCATTTGCTCGCTTGGGACAAGGCCTATCGCTCGCTCGGACTGGAGATCGTCGGGGTGCACTCTCCAGAGTTCGCGTTCGAGAAGTCCGCCGCCAACGTGCAGGCGGCGATCCGCAAGGAAGGGATCGCCTACCCGGTTGTCCAGGACAACAACCTGGCCACGTGGACCGCGTATCGCAACCAATACTGGCCGGCCAAGTACCTGGTCGATGCCGACGGCACCGTCCGGTCGATCAAGTTCGGCGAAGGCGGCTACGGCCAGACCGAGGACCAGATCCGCCAGCTCCTGCAGGCCGCGAACCCCGAGGTGAAGCTGCCCGCACCGGTCGACGGCACCGTCAAGGCCGACTCGGCCGGCGGCGACGGCACCACCCCGGAGACCTACCTGGCGTACTCCCGATCCACGAACCTCAAGGGGACCGGCAAGCTCACGCCCAACAAGACCGTTACCTTCGGTCTCAATCCGGCCCAGCCCGACGACAGCTACAGCCTCGGCGGCAAGTGGGCCGTCGGCACTCAGAACGTGACCTCTACGCTGGGATCCCAAGCACGCCTCAACTTCCAGGCCGCGAAGGTCTACCACGTGCTGGCCGGTGAAGGCACCGTCACGGTCTCGGTGCCAGGTCAGCCGGACAAGACGATCAGGGTCTCCGGTACGCCGAACGCCTACCAGCTGATCGATGATCCGACAGCGTCCCGCAAGACGATCACCTTGACCTACAGCCCGGGTATTTCCGCCTTCACCTTCAGCTTCGGCTGA
- a CDS encoding CbtB domain-containing protein, protein MSSLSGHTAVPTPVVLPISKAVVWLVCTAIVALLLYYFIGVDQGAYSIFGKDMHIHEFVHDSRHFLGFPCH, encoded by the coding sequence GTGAGCAGTCTGTCTGGTCATACCGCCGTACCGACTCCGGTCGTTCTGCCGATCTCGAAGGCCGTGGTGTGGCTGGTCTGCACCGCAATCGTCGCTCTGCTGCTGTACTACTTCATCGGTGTCGATCAGGGCGCGTACTCGATCTTCGGCAAGGACATGCACATCCACGAGTTCGTCCACGACTCTCGTCACTTCCTCGGCTTCCCCTGTCACTGA
- a CDS encoding NPCBM/NEW2 domain-containing protein encodes MGDTSSERKKTAWKTVLAVAVPILIGLVLVWAGAEDYRFPWARQAPPVTTKPTVGSSPPAQPTTRPTVRPTSSPPKTSAPPPTRPKVPPALLSDLPQVDNSDGVNSSIDLRFEGLTVNGDDFANSLTYRCSLYCNGSSPQTWEVSLGKKYRQFTALAAVADTAGGEKTTTKFEVDVDGEAHSYTARVGKPAPIKLDVRGALRLRIRIFAPADLRSPIRAGADSTQGKGSQMPNAGLTTPQLLG; translated from the coding sequence ATGGGCGACACCTCATCCGAGCGCAAGAAGACGGCTTGGAAGACTGTGCTTGCTGTCGCGGTGCCCATCCTGATCGGGCTGGTTCTGGTCTGGGCGGGAGCCGAGGACTATCGCTTTCCGTGGGCCAGGCAGGCACCACCGGTCACCACCAAGCCAACTGTCGGATCGTCGCCACCGGCTCAGCCGACCACACGACCGACTGTGAGGCCCACGAGCAGTCCGCCGAAGACCAGCGCGCCTCCGCCGACTCGGCCGAAGGTTCCGCCGGCGCTGCTGTCCGACCTACCTCAGGTGGACAACTCCGACGGTGTCAACTCCTCGATCGACCTGCGCTTCGAGGGTCTGACAGTCAACGGTGACGATTTTGCGAACAGTCTGACCTATCGATGCAGCTTGTATTGCAACGGGAGTTCGCCGCAGACGTGGGAAGTGAGCCTCGGGAAGAAATACCGCCAGTTCACGGCGCTCGCCGCAGTGGCCGACACGGCCGGCGGCGAGAAGACCACGACGAAGTTCGAGGTCGACGTGGACGGCGAAGCGCATTCCTACACGGCGCGCGTGGGCAAGCCCGCGCCGATCAAGCTCGACGTACGCGGCGCGCTCCGGCTGAGGATCCGCATCTTCGCACCGGCCGACCTGCGATCCCCTATCCGGGCCGGCGCCGACTCGACTCAGGGCAAGGGCAGTCAGATGCCGAACGCTGGGCTGACGACACCACAACTTCTCGGCTGA
- a CDS encoding siderophore-interacting protein, translating into MRIRGPRAPSARQTYARAPPWAESLEIGASVAIAGPPGAHAFSYTHAHYILAADPTALPAIARWLDEAPGVRANGVTADVVVEIDHADEADYPLTAHDRVKIRWVPRGSLAAEVMSVPIRSDDTFLFAAGEADSIRPLRAWSRNRLPASICGYWKHGTADADEA; encoded by the coding sequence ATGCGGATCCGCGGGCCACGCGCCCCGTCGGCGCGCCAGACGTACGCCCGCGCTCCGCCCTGGGCGGAGAGCCTGGAGATCGGGGCCTCGGTAGCCATCGCCGGACCGCCAGGAGCGCATGCTTTCTCGTACACCCATGCCCACTACATCCTCGCCGCAGACCCCACCGCCCTCCCGGCGATCGCCCGCTGGCTCGACGAGGCTCCTGGTGTTCGAGCAAACGGAGTGACTGCAGATGTGGTCGTCGAGATCGACCACGCCGACGAGGCCGACTACCCACTGACTGCCCACGACAGGGTCAAGATCCGCTGGGTCCCTCGAGGTTCCCTCGCCGCCGAGGTGATGTCTGTCCCGATCCGGTCCGACGACACCTTCCTCTTCGCCGCCGGCGAGGCCGACAGCATCCGCCCTCTCCGGGCCTGGTCCCGCAACCGCCTCCCCGCCAGCATCTGCGGCTACTGGAAACACGGCACCGCAGACGCCGACGAAGCCTGA
- a CDS encoding (2Fe-2S)-binding protein yields the protein MTELTSKVAVLERVAALGPFFAFEEHATDPAPELPWHSMSELVDDPSVLQDRVTQTQAYLAAAGDQSPEDIEVRVAASITHLGLVARLISPALALATLDAGIPSVTLEQVRWQPVLGGAFPLSLPDSPYSLQAAAPQQLADRLSADLFRGPIPALAKATEPFAVSAHILRGNTASAINGAATALANAAPHLAERAAHLASLLLSTPPLRDTHTTFPDTGRFRRRSCCLIYRAAPDHNGPLCGDCALTHA from the coding sequence ATGACCGAACTGACCTCGAAGGTCGCGGTCCTGGAACGGGTCGCGGCCCTCGGCCCGTTCTTCGCCTTCGAAGAGCACGCGACGGACCCGGCGCCAGAGCTGCCCTGGCACAGCATGTCCGAGCTGGTCGACGACCCATCGGTCCTGCAGGACCGAGTAACCCAGACCCAGGCCTACCTCGCCGCAGCCGGCGACCAGTCGCCTGAGGACATCGAGGTACGGGTAGCCGCATCGATCACGCACCTCGGACTGGTGGCTCGGCTCATTTCGCCGGCCCTGGCCCTCGCCACCCTCGACGCCGGCATCCCGTCGGTCACCCTCGAACAGGTCCGCTGGCAACCAGTCCTCGGCGGAGCGTTCCCGCTCTCCTTGCCCGACTCGCCGTACAGCCTCCAAGCCGCCGCCCCGCAGCAGTTGGCCGACCGCTTGAGCGCCGACCTCTTCCGAGGCCCCATCCCCGCCCTGGCCAAGGCCACCGAGCCCTTCGCTGTCTCAGCGCACATCCTCCGGGGCAACACAGCCTCCGCCATCAACGGTGCAGCCACCGCTCTCGCCAACGCCGCACCTCACCTGGCGGAACGAGCCGCCCACCTCGCTTCCCTACTCCTGTCCACGCCACCCCTTCGCGACACTCATACAACCTTCCCGGACACCGGCCGCTTCCGCCGCCGCAGCTGCTGCCTCATCTACCGAGCCGCCCCCGACCACAACGGCCCCCTCTGCGGCGACTGCGCCCTGACCCACGCCTAG
- the trxB gene encoding thioredoxin-disulfide reductase: MNLEVRNVIIVGSGPAGYTAAVYAARANLEPLVFEGSVTAGGALMNTTEVENFPGFSTGIMGPALMDEMRTQAERFGAELVPDDVIAVDLTGDIKVVTDSAGTEHRAKAVILAMGSSYRKLGLSDEDRMSGHGVSWCATCDGFFFRDHEIAVVGGGDSAVEEATFLTKFAKKVHLVHRRGELRASKIMADRAKANDKIEFAWNSEVDKIHGDDKLTGITLKDTVTGETRHLPTTGLFIAIGHDPRSELVKGQVDLDPEGYVLVKADSTETNLKGVFASGDLVDHTYRQAITAAGTGCAAALDAERYLAALEDADVAAAAEPVSV, from the coding sequence ATGAATCTCGAGGTTCGCAACGTCATCATCGTCGGCTCCGGCCCGGCCGGTTATACGGCCGCCGTGTACGCCGCGCGCGCCAACCTGGAACCGCTGGTCTTCGAGGGTTCGGTGACGGCCGGCGGTGCGCTGATGAACACCACCGAGGTGGAGAACTTCCCCGGTTTCTCGACCGGGATCATGGGCCCGGCGCTGATGGACGAGATGCGCACCCAGGCGGAGCGCTTCGGCGCCGAACTGGTGCCGGACGACGTCATCGCGGTGGACCTGACCGGCGACATCAAGGTCGTCACCGACTCCGCGGGCACCGAGCACCGGGCCAAGGCCGTCATCCTGGCGATGGGTTCGAGCTACCGCAAGCTCGGCCTGTCCGACGAGGACCGGATGTCCGGCCACGGTGTGTCCTGGTGTGCGACCTGTGACGGATTCTTCTTCCGCGACCACGAGATCGCGGTCGTCGGCGGCGGCGACTCGGCCGTCGAGGAGGCCACCTTCTTGACCAAGTTCGCGAAGAAGGTGCACCTGGTGCACCGCCGCGGCGAGCTGCGCGCGTCGAAGATCATGGCCGACCGGGCCAAGGCGAACGACAAGATCGAGTTCGCCTGGAACTCCGAGGTCGACAAGATCCACGGCGACGACAAGCTGACCGGCATCACGCTGAAGGACACCGTCACCGGTGAGACCCGGCACCTGCCGACCACCGGACTGTTCATCGCGATCGGGCACGACCCGCGCTCGGAACTGGTCAAGGGTCAAGTGGACCTGGACCCCGAGGGCTACGTGCTGGTCAAGGCCGACAGCACCGAGACCAACCTGAAGGGCGTCTTCGCCTCCGGCGACCTGGTCGACCACACCTACCGGCAGGCGATCACCGCGGCCGGCACCGGCTGTGCCGCCGCCCTGGACGCCGAGCGCTACCTGGCCGCGTTGGAAGACGCGGACGTGGCCGCGGCCGCCGAGCCTGTCTCTGTCTGA
- a CDS encoding CbtA family protein codes for MEKKLILRGVIAGAVGGLIAFVFARIFAEPQIQAAIDYESGRDAAQEALDKAAGIAVEPAGPDIFSRTIQANVGIGAGMILFGVAMGALFAVAYTICLGRVGNLRPKPLAMLVAAGEFLGVYFVPFIKYPANPPSIGHEETIGDRGNLYLVLVASSTIFLVLAVVLGKHLKARFGNWNATLISLAAYAVVVGIVMALMPSLGHLAYNVQEYGRHATETPLPLTDSTGKIVYPGFDADRLYAFRLYSVGAQVILWGLIGLLFGPMAERLLQPKRAKVEAEPVREA; via the coding sequence ATGGAAAAGAAACTGATCCTGCGCGGCGTCATCGCCGGCGCGGTGGGTGGACTGATCGCGTTCGTGTTCGCGCGGATCTTCGCCGAGCCGCAGATCCAAGCTGCCATCGACTACGAGAGTGGCCGCGACGCCGCACAGGAGGCCTTGGACAAGGCCGCGGGCATAGCGGTCGAACCAGCCGGGCCGGACATCTTCAGCCGCACTATCCAGGCCAACGTCGGCATCGGCGCGGGCATGATCCTGTTCGGCGTCGCGATGGGCGCGCTGTTCGCGGTCGCGTACACGATCTGCCTGGGACGCGTCGGCAACCTGCGCCCGAAGCCGCTCGCGATGCTGGTCGCGGCCGGCGAGTTCCTGGGCGTGTACTTCGTGCCGTTCATCAAGTACCCGGCCAATCCGCCGTCGATCGGGCACGAGGAGACCATTGGCGACCGCGGCAACCTGTACCTCGTGCTGGTGGCGTCGTCGACCATCTTCCTGGTCCTGGCGGTCGTCCTCGGCAAGCACCTGAAAGCACGCTTCGGCAATTGGAACGCGACGCTGATCTCCTTGGCCGCCTATGCGGTGGTCGTCGGCATTGTGATGGCCCTCATGCCGTCCTTGGGCCACCTGGCCTACAACGTTCAGGAGTACGGCCGGCACGCGACCGAAACGCCTCTGCCCCTGACCGACTCCACCGGGAAGATCGTCTACCCGGGCTTCGACGCGGACAGGCTGTATGCGTTCCGGCTGTACTCCGTTGGCGCACAGGTCATCCTCTGGGGCTTGATCGGCCTGCTCTTCGGCCCGATGGCCGAGCGCCTGCTCCAGCCCAAGCGCGCGAAGGTTGAGGCGGAGCCGGTTCGCGAGGCATGA